One segment of Coffea arabica cultivar ET-39 chromosome 7c, Coffea Arabica ET-39 HiFi, whole genome shotgun sequence DNA contains the following:
- the LOC140010436 gene encoding abscisic acid 8'-hydroxylase 1-like isoform X2, whose translation MSVEYLVLLLGNYHYILLASVLALGVTVLLSKETKRGKSGIPGSLGIPFLGETLSFLSANNSNKGCYEFVRLRRSWYGKWFKTRIFGKIHVYVPSVDGAKTIFANDFALFNKGYVKSMADAVGKNSLLCVPHESHRRIRRLLSEPFSMNSLSKFVQKIDCMLSKRLEKLERDGQSFVVLDFNMKARRRLMETFKGMIACRRTGSRHPEDFLQSMLQRDQYPDNEKLSDEEIMDNLLTLIIAGQTTTAAAMTWSVKFLDEHQGVQDRLREEQLSILRNKPNGALLTLEDLNNMSYASKVVKETLRMSNILLWFPRVALDNCTIEGFEIKKGWHVNVDATCIHQDPEIYKDPMLFNPSRFDEMQKPYSYIPFGSGPRTCLGINMAKLTMLVFLHRLTTGYMWTVDDLDPHLEGKAHIPRLRSGCPITLTALKNEHN comes from the exons ATGTCTGTTGAGTATCTCGTCCTTCTACTTGGCAACTACCATTATATTCTCCTAGCATCAGTGCTCGCCTTAGGAGTGACAGTTCTCCTTTCTAAGGAAACTAAACGTGGAAAAAGTGGCATCCCTGGCAGCCTGGGAATTCCCTTCCTCGGGGAGACTCTTTCATTCCTCTCAGCTAACAATAGCAACAAAGGCTGCTATGAGTTTGTTAGACTCCGACGATCGTG GTATGGGAAATGGTTCAAAACAAGGATATTTGGCAAGATCCATGTGTATGTTCCAAGTGTTGACGGTGCCAAGACAATCTTTGCCAATGATTTTGCACTGTTCAACAAGGGATATGTGAAATCAATGGCAGATGCAGTAGGAAAGAATAGCTTGCTATGTGTTCCTCATGAAAGTCACAGAAGAATCAGGCGTCTTCTGTCTGAACCTTTCTCTATGAATTCTTTATCCAAGTTTGTTCAGAAAATTGACTGCATGCTGAGTAAAAGATTGGAGAAATTAGAAAGGGATGGACAAAGTTTTGTGGTGCTTGACTTCAATATGAAG GCACGCCGTCGACTCATGGAAACGTTCAAAGGAATGATTGCCTGTCGAAGGACAGGAAGTCGACATCCTGAAGACTTCCTACAGTCCATGCTGCAAAGAGATCAATATCCAGATAATGAAAAACTCAGCGATGAAGAGATCATGGATAACCTATTGACATTGATAATTGCTGGACAAACCACTACAGCTGCTGCAATGACGTGGAGTGTCAAGTTCTTAGATGAACATCAAGGAGTTCAGGATAGGCTCAGG GAAGAACAATTGTCCATACTTAGAAACAAGCCAAATGGAGCCCTCCTGACCCTTGAAGACCTGAACAACATGTCATATGCCTCAAAG GTTGTCAAAGAGACATTGAGAATGTCAAACATCCTCCTATGGTTTCCTCGAGTGGCACTAGATAACTGCACAATTGAAG GTTTCGAGATAAAGAAAGGATGGCATGTCAATGTTGATGCAACCTGTATACATCAAGACCCAGAAATATACAAGGATCCTATGCTCTTCAACCCTTCAAGATTTGAT GAAATGCAAAAGCCATACAGTTACATACCATTCGGGTCAGGACCAAGGACATGCTTGGGAATCAATATGGCAAAACTTACAATGTTGGTTTTTTTACACCGACTAACTACGGGATACAT GTGGACTGTTGATGACCTAGACCCTCATCTAGAAGGAAAAGCACACATACCAAGATTGAGAAGTGGATGTCCAATAACCTTAACGGCCCTGAAGAATGAACACAACTAA
- the LOC113698441 gene encoding toMV susceptible protein tm-1(GCR26) isoform X1, with product MAKNEMNEAVQVFCVGTADTKLEELRFLSQSVQSNLNNFSTNSSTKVQVTVVDVSVGEKEVQSCGDFKFVSREDVFSASGEPSPVQLPDDRGKAVALISKALQNFLRKAHRDQVLAGVVGLGGSGGTSLLSSAFRSLPIGIPKLLVSTVASGQTEPYIGTSDLLLFPSVVDICGINNVSRVVLSNAGAAFAGMVTGRLEKSKETRNGSEKFTVGLTMFGVTTPCVNAVKERLLKEGYETLVFHATGVGGRAMEDLVRQGLIQGVLDITTTEVADYVVGGVMACDSSRFDALIEKNIPLVLSVGALDMVNFGGRDTIPSQFHHRKIHEHNQQVSLMRTTVDENKKFAEFIAEKLNKSNSKLCICLPEKGISALDAPGKAFYDPEVTGTLIKEVQKLIQTNEDRQVKVFPHHINDIEFANALADLFIEICHNSKDGGESVYESMKDIQEDHPVFEVKPTKGTISYCLSNFPNAKPETLQRTHAMLQNLKDQIRMGKPIIGAGAGTGISAKFEEAGGVDLIVLYNSGRFRMAGRGSLAGLLPFADANAVVVEMANEVLPVVKKVPVLAGVCATDPFRRIDYFLKQLESIGFCGVQNFPTVGLFDGNFRQNLEETGMGYGLEVEMVAKAHEMGLLTTPYAFNIEEAVAMAKAGADVVVAHMGLTTSGSIGAKTALSLDESVVRVQAIAEAVHSVNSDVIVLCHGGPISSPEEAKYVLKNTKGVHGFYGASSLERLPVEQAITATVQEYKSISM from the exons ATGGCAAAAAATGAGATGAATGAGGCGGTGCAAGTTTTCTGCGTCGGAACCGCTGATACGAAGCTTGAAGAGCTCCGATTTCTATCCCAATCCGTTCAATCAAATCTCAACAACTTCTCCACTAATTCTTCCACTAAG GTACAAGTTACAGTTGTAGATGTTTCTGTGGGTGAGAAGGAGGTACAGAGCTGTGGTGACTTCAAGTTTGTATCAAGGGAGGATGTCTTTTCTGCTTCAGGGGAACCAAGCCCAGTCCAGCTTCCTGATGATAGAGGCAAAGCTGTTGCACTGATTAGTAAAGcacttcaaaattttctcaGAAAAGCTCATAGGGATCAAGTCCTTGCTGGAGTTGTAGGGCTGGGAGGTAGTGGAGGGACATCTCTGCTATCATCTGCCTTTCGATCTCTTCCCATTGGGATCCCCAAATTACTTGTATCTACTGTTGCTAGTGGTCAAACGGAACCTTATATTGGAACATCAGATTTATTGTTGTTTCCTTCAGTGGTGGATATTTGTGGCATTAACAATGTGAGCAGGGTTGTGCTATCAAATGCTGGTGCAGCTTTTGCTGGGATGGTCACCGGAAGGCTTGAAAAGTCTAAAGAAACCCGCAATGGCAGTGAAAAATTTACAGTGGGTTTGACAATGTTTGGAGTCACCACACCATGTGTTAATGCTGTCAAGGAAAGACTGCTTAAAGAAGGTTATGAGACCTTGGTTTTTCATGCCACAGGTGTAGGAGGCAGGGCTATGGAGGATCTTGTTAGACAAGGACTTATACAG GGTGTTTTAGACATCACAACCACTGAAGTTGCAGATTATGTTGTTGGAGGTGTTATGGCATGTGATAGTTCCCGGTTTGATGCCTTAATAGAGAAAAATATACCTTTGGTGCTGAGTGTGGGAGCCTTGGATATGGTTAATTTTGGAGGCCGAGATACCATACCTTCTCAATTTCATCATCGGAAGATTCATGAGCACAATCAGCag GTTTCTTTGATGCGGACTACAGTGGATGAGAATAAAAAGTTTGCTGAATTTATAGCAGAGAAGTTAAACAAGTCAAACTCAAAACTCTGTATCTGCTTGCCAGAGAAAGGGATATCTGCTTTGGATGCACCTGGTAAGGCCTTTTATGATCCTGAGGTTACTGGAACTCTGATAAAGGAAGTACAGAAGCTGATTCAGACAAATGAAGACCGTCAG GTCAAGGTTTTCCCTCATCACATTAATGATATTGAGTTTGCAAACGCCTTGGCTGACTTGTTCATAGAGATCTGTCATAATTCTAAAGATGGTGGTGAGAGTGTTTATGAATCTATGAAAGATATCCAAGAAGATCATCCTGTTTTTGAAGTAAAACCCACAAAAGGAACTATTTCTTACTGCCTGAGCAACTTCCCAAATGCAAAACCAG AAACTTTGCAGAGAACGCATGCCATGCTGCAGAATTTGAAAGATCAAATAAGGATGGGTAAACCCATTATTGGGGCTGGTGCAGGGACAGGGATATCAGCAAAATTTGAAGAAGCGGGTGGTGTGGATCTAATAGTTTTATACAACTCAGGGCGCTTTCGGATGGCAGGAAGGGGCTCCTTGGCAGGATTGTTGCCTTTTGCTGATGCAAATGCAGTTGTAGTTGAGATGGCCAATGAAGTGTTGCCT GTAGTTAAGAAGGTTCCTGTTCTGGCTGGTGTCTGTGCAACTGATCCATTTCGCCGCATTGACTATTTCCTGAAGCAGTTGGAGTCCATAGGTTTCTGTGGAGTGCAAAATTTTCCTACTGTTGGGCTTTTTGATGGTAATTTTAGACAAAATCTAGAAGAGACTGGAATGGGATATGG ATTGGAGGTTGAAATGGTTGCGAAAGCTCATGAAATGGGCCTCTTAACAACCCCTTATGCCTTCAACATAGAAGAAGCAGTGGCAATGGCAAAAGCTGGTGCTGACGTTGTAGTGGCTCACATGGGGCTCACAACCTCAGGATCAATTGGTGCAAAAACGGCTCTCTCATTGGATGAAAGTGTTGTTCGTGTTCAAGCTATTGCTGAGGCTGTTCATTCTGTCAATAGTGATGTTATTGTGCTCTGCCATGGAG GTCCTATATCCAGCCCTGAAGAAGCCAAATATGTACTAAAGAATACAAAAGGCGTTCATGGATTCTATGGGGCATCAAGTTTGGAAAGGCTACCAGTAGAGCAAGCTATAACAGCCACCGTACAGGAGTACAAATCAATTTCTATGTAG
- the LOC140010436 gene encoding abscisic acid 8'-hydroxylase 1-like isoform X1, whose protein sequence is MSVEYLVLLLGNYHYILLASVLALGVTVLLSKETKRGKSGIPGSLGIPFLGETLSFLSANNSNKGCYEFVRLRRSWYGKWFKTRIFGKIHVYVPSVDGAKTIFANDFALFNKGYVKSMADAVGKNSLLCVPHESHRRIRRLLSEPFSMNSLSKFVQKIDCMLSKRLEKLERDGQSFVVLDFNMKTTFDAMCDMLMSVTDASLLEQIERHCTAVSDAMLSFPVMTPGTRYYKGIKARRRLMETFKGMIACRRTGSRHPEDFLQSMLQRDQYPDNEKLSDEEIMDNLLTLIIAGQTTTAAAMTWSVKFLDEHQGVQDRLREEQLSILRNKPNGALLTLEDLNNMSYASKVVKETLRMSNILLWFPRVALDNCTIEGFEIKKGWHVNVDATCIHQDPEIYKDPMLFNPSRFDEMQKPYSYIPFGSGPRTCLGINMAKLTMLVFLHRLTTGYMWTVDDLDPHLEGKAHIPRLRSGCPITLTALKNEHN, encoded by the exons ATGTCTGTTGAGTATCTCGTCCTTCTACTTGGCAACTACCATTATATTCTCCTAGCATCAGTGCTCGCCTTAGGAGTGACAGTTCTCCTTTCTAAGGAAACTAAACGTGGAAAAAGTGGCATCCCTGGCAGCCTGGGAATTCCCTTCCTCGGGGAGACTCTTTCATTCCTCTCAGCTAACAATAGCAACAAAGGCTGCTATGAGTTTGTTAGACTCCGACGATCGTG GTATGGGAAATGGTTCAAAACAAGGATATTTGGCAAGATCCATGTGTATGTTCCAAGTGTTGACGGTGCCAAGACAATCTTTGCCAATGATTTTGCACTGTTCAACAAGGGATATGTGAAATCAATGGCAGATGCAGTAGGAAAGAATAGCTTGCTATGTGTTCCTCATGAAAGTCACAGAAGAATCAGGCGTCTTCTGTCTGAACCTTTCTCTATGAATTCTTTATCCAAGTTTGTTCAGAAAATTGACTGCATGCTGAGTAAAAGATTGGAGAAATTAGAAAGGGATGGACAAAGTTTTGTGGTGCTTGACTTCAATATGAAG ACGACATTTGATGCAATGTGTGACATGTTGATGAGCGTCACAGATGCTTCCTTACTCGAACAAATTGAAAGACACTGCACTGCAGTTTCTGATGCCATGTTATCCTTCCCTGTCATGACCCCTGGCACTCGATACTACAAAGGAATCAAA GCACGCCGTCGACTCATGGAAACGTTCAAAGGAATGATTGCCTGTCGAAGGACAGGAAGTCGACATCCTGAAGACTTCCTACAGTCCATGCTGCAAAGAGATCAATATCCAGATAATGAAAAACTCAGCGATGAAGAGATCATGGATAACCTATTGACATTGATAATTGCTGGACAAACCACTACAGCTGCTGCAATGACGTGGAGTGTCAAGTTCTTAGATGAACATCAAGGAGTTCAGGATAGGCTCAGG GAAGAACAATTGTCCATACTTAGAAACAAGCCAAATGGAGCCCTCCTGACCCTTGAAGACCTGAACAACATGTCATATGCCTCAAAG GTTGTCAAAGAGACATTGAGAATGTCAAACATCCTCCTATGGTTTCCTCGAGTGGCACTAGATAACTGCACAATTGAAG GTTTCGAGATAAAGAAAGGATGGCATGTCAATGTTGATGCAACCTGTATACATCAAGACCCAGAAATATACAAGGATCCTATGCTCTTCAACCCTTCAAGATTTGAT GAAATGCAAAAGCCATACAGTTACATACCATTCGGGTCAGGACCAAGGACATGCTTGGGAATCAATATGGCAAAACTTACAATGTTGGTTTTTTTACACCGACTAACTACGGGATACAT GTGGACTGTTGATGACCTAGACCCTCATCTAGAAGGAAAAGCACACATACCAAGATTGAGAAGTGGATGTCCAATAACCTTAACGGCCCTGAAGAATGAACACAACTAA
- the LOC113698441 gene encoding toMV susceptible protein tm-1(GCR26) isoform X2: protein MVQVTVVDVSVGEKEVQSCGDFKFVSREDVFSASGEPSPVQLPDDRGKAVALISKALQNFLRKAHRDQVLAGVVGLGGSGGTSLLSSAFRSLPIGIPKLLVSTVASGQTEPYIGTSDLLLFPSVVDICGINNVSRVVLSNAGAAFAGMVTGRLEKSKETRNGSEKFTVGLTMFGVTTPCVNAVKERLLKEGYETLVFHATGVGGRAMEDLVRQGLIQGVLDITTTEVADYVVGGVMACDSSRFDALIEKNIPLVLSVGALDMVNFGGRDTIPSQFHHRKIHEHNQQVSLMRTTVDENKKFAEFIAEKLNKSNSKLCICLPEKGISALDAPGKAFYDPEVTGTLIKEVQKLIQTNEDRQVKVFPHHINDIEFANALADLFIEICHNSKDGGESVYESMKDIQEDHPVFEVKPTKGTISYCLSNFPNAKPETLQRTHAMLQNLKDQIRMGKPIIGAGAGTGISAKFEEAGGVDLIVLYNSGRFRMAGRGSLAGLLPFADANAVVVEMANEVLPVVKKVPVLAGVCATDPFRRIDYFLKQLESIGFCGVQNFPTVGLFDGNFRQNLEETGMGYGLEVEMVAKAHEMGLLTTPYAFNIEEAVAMAKAGADVVVAHMGLTTSGSIGAKTALSLDESVVRVQAIAEAVHSVNSDVIVLCHGGPISSPEEAKYVLKNTKGVHGFYGASSLERLPVEQAITATVQEYKSISM, encoded by the exons ATG GTACAAGTTACAGTTGTAGATGTTTCTGTGGGTGAGAAGGAGGTACAGAGCTGTGGTGACTTCAAGTTTGTATCAAGGGAGGATGTCTTTTCTGCTTCAGGGGAACCAAGCCCAGTCCAGCTTCCTGATGATAGAGGCAAAGCTGTTGCACTGATTAGTAAAGcacttcaaaattttctcaGAAAAGCTCATAGGGATCAAGTCCTTGCTGGAGTTGTAGGGCTGGGAGGTAGTGGAGGGACATCTCTGCTATCATCTGCCTTTCGATCTCTTCCCATTGGGATCCCCAAATTACTTGTATCTACTGTTGCTAGTGGTCAAACGGAACCTTATATTGGAACATCAGATTTATTGTTGTTTCCTTCAGTGGTGGATATTTGTGGCATTAACAATGTGAGCAGGGTTGTGCTATCAAATGCTGGTGCAGCTTTTGCTGGGATGGTCACCGGAAGGCTTGAAAAGTCTAAAGAAACCCGCAATGGCAGTGAAAAATTTACAGTGGGTTTGACAATGTTTGGAGTCACCACACCATGTGTTAATGCTGTCAAGGAAAGACTGCTTAAAGAAGGTTATGAGACCTTGGTTTTTCATGCCACAGGTGTAGGAGGCAGGGCTATGGAGGATCTTGTTAGACAAGGACTTATACAG GGTGTTTTAGACATCACAACCACTGAAGTTGCAGATTATGTTGTTGGAGGTGTTATGGCATGTGATAGTTCCCGGTTTGATGCCTTAATAGAGAAAAATATACCTTTGGTGCTGAGTGTGGGAGCCTTGGATATGGTTAATTTTGGAGGCCGAGATACCATACCTTCTCAATTTCATCATCGGAAGATTCATGAGCACAATCAGCag GTTTCTTTGATGCGGACTACAGTGGATGAGAATAAAAAGTTTGCTGAATTTATAGCAGAGAAGTTAAACAAGTCAAACTCAAAACTCTGTATCTGCTTGCCAGAGAAAGGGATATCTGCTTTGGATGCACCTGGTAAGGCCTTTTATGATCCTGAGGTTACTGGAACTCTGATAAAGGAAGTACAGAAGCTGATTCAGACAAATGAAGACCGTCAG GTCAAGGTTTTCCCTCATCACATTAATGATATTGAGTTTGCAAACGCCTTGGCTGACTTGTTCATAGAGATCTGTCATAATTCTAAAGATGGTGGTGAGAGTGTTTATGAATCTATGAAAGATATCCAAGAAGATCATCCTGTTTTTGAAGTAAAACCCACAAAAGGAACTATTTCTTACTGCCTGAGCAACTTCCCAAATGCAAAACCAG AAACTTTGCAGAGAACGCATGCCATGCTGCAGAATTTGAAAGATCAAATAAGGATGGGTAAACCCATTATTGGGGCTGGTGCAGGGACAGGGATATCAGCAAAATTTGAAGAAGCGGGTGGTGTGGATCTAATAGTTTTATACAACTCAGGGCGCTTTCGGATGGCAGGAAGGGGCTCCTTGGCAGGATTGTTGCCTTTTGCTGATGCAAATGCAGTTGTAGTTGAGATGGCCAATGAAGTGTTGCCT GTAGTTAAGAAGGTTCCTGTTCTGGCTGGTGTCTGTGCAACTGATCCATTTCGCCGCATTGACTATTTCCTGAAGCAGTTGGAGTCCATAGGTTTCTGTGGAGTGCAAAATTTTCCTACTGTTGGGCTTTTTGATGGTAATTTTAGACAAAATCTAGAAGAGACTGGAATGGGATATGG ATTGGAGGTTGAAATGGTTGCGAAAGCTCATGAAATGGGCCTCTTAACAACCCCTTATGCCTTCAACATAGAAGAAGCAGTGGCAATGGCAAAAGCTGGTGCTGACGTTGTAGTGGCTCACATGGGGCTCACAACCTCAGGATCAATTGGTGCAAAAACGGCTCTCTCATTGGATGAAAGTGTTGTTCGTGTTCAAGCTATTGCTGAGGCTGTTCATTCTGTCAATAGTGATGTTATTGTGCTCTGCCATGGAG GTCCTATATCCAGCCCTGAAGAAGCCAAATATGTACTAAAGAATACAAAAGGCGTTCATGGATTCTATGGGGCATCAAGTTTGGAAAGGCTACCAGTAGAGCAAGCTATAACAGCCACCGTACAGGAGTACAAATCAATTTCTATGTAG